The Paenibacillus sp. J23TS9 genome includes a window with the following:
- the glmS gene encoding glutamine--fructose-6-phosphate transaminase (isomerizing), with the protein MCGIVGYIGQKDTQEVLIEGLKKLEYRGYDSAGIAVFTNQGLQISKAKGRIANLESKLEEAPLVGSAGIGHTRWATHGKPSDVNSHPHTDNSHKFSVVHNGIVENYLDLKDELIEQGHHFVSETDTEVISHLIAREYEGDIVKAVQKAITHMRGAFALGVLTEYEPDKLVAVRQASPLIIGIGEGENFIGSDIPAILQYTRNVYILNDGEMAVLTKDSVELMTIEGNFISREMIHVDWDAVTAEKGGFEHFMLKEIHEQPKAYRDTMRGRIDESGKKVVLPELKLTPEKIKSINKVQIVACGTAYHAGLVGRNAIESLVRIPVETDVASEYRYRSPIVTPDTLVIVVSQSGETADTLAALREAQSHGAHVLAITNVVGSSIARDADDVIATLAGPEIAVASTKAYTSQLIAFYLLSLYLAEVRGTQTPEQVAQIIAAMQALPEQLDSMLAKPEAIKAYAEQISKHEHLFFIGRGIDFAVAQEGSLKLKEISYIHSEAYAAGELKHGTLALIEDGIPVIALATQEDVLEKTVSNIKEVSARGADIMAITHEEHVVSLLKSVNQAFAIPKTLPLLTPALSVVPLQLLSYYASLARGNDVDKPRNLAKSVTVE; encoded by the coding sequence ATGTGTGGTATTGTCGGATATATTGGTCAGAAAGATACACAGGAAGTATTGATCGAGGGTTTGAAGAAATTGGAGTACCGTGGATATGATTCTGCAGGGATTGCGGTATTCACCAATCAGGGATTGCAAATTTCCAAGGCGAAGGGCCGGATTGCGAATCTGGAATCAAAGCTGGAGGAAGCTCCACTTGTGGGAAGCGCAGGTATCGGACATACGCGCTGGGCAACCCATGGTAAACCATCGGATGTGAACTCCCATCCTCATACGGACAACAGCCATAAGTTTTCGGTCGTGCATAACGGTATTGTCGAAAATTATTTGGATTTGAAGGATGAGCTGATCGAGCAAGGACATCATTTTGTGTCGGAAACCGATACCGAAGTGATTTCGCATCTGATCGCCCGTGAATATGAAGGCGACATCGTCAAAGCGGTGCAGAAAGCCATTACGCATATGCGCGGTGCATTTGCACTTGGCGTGCTGACTGAATACGAACCGGATAAATTGGTTGCAGTTCGTCAGGCAAGCCCACTGATTATCGGGATTGGGGAAGGCGAGAACTTTATCGGTTCGGATATTCCGGCGATTCTGCAATATACGCGTAATGTGTATATCCTGAACGACGGTGAGATGGCTGTATTGACGAAGGACTCTGTCGAATTGATGACCATTGAAGGGAATTTTATTTCTCGGGAAATGATTCATGTCGACTGGGATGCCGTCACTGCGGAAAAAGGCGGCTTTGAGCATTTCATGCTTAAAGAGATTCATGAACAACCTAAAGCATATCGTGACACGATGCGCGGTCGGATTGACGAATCCGGTAAAAAGGTTGTACTGCCTGAGCTGAAGCTGACTCCGGAAAAAATTAAAAGCATCAATAAAGTACAAATCGTAGCTTGTGGCACAGCTTATCATGCAGGCCTCGTTGGCCGTAATGCAATTGAGTCACTGGTACGGATTCCGGTAGAGACAGATGTGGCTTCCGAATATCGTTACCGTTCACCAATCGTTACACCGGATACGCTGGTCATCGTAGTCAGCCAATCGGGTGAAACGGCAGATACCCTGGCAGCTCTCCGCGAAGCACAGTCCCATGGTGCACATGTGCTGGCCATCACCAACGTGGTGGGAAGCTCTATTGCCCGGGATGCGGATGATGTGATCGCAACTTTGGCTGGACCGGAAATTGCGGTTGCTTCGACCAAGGCATACACGTCCCAGTTGATCGCGTTCTATCTGCTGTCCCTGTACCTTGCTGAGGTGCGCGGTACGCAAACGCCAGAACAGGTTGCACAGATTATTGCAGCCATGCAGGCCCTGCCTGAGCAGCTCGATAGCATGTTGGCCAAACCGGAAGCGATCAAAGCCTATGCAGAACAGATCTCCAAGCATGAGCACTTATTCTTTATTGGACGGGGAATCGATTTTGCAGTGGCACAGGAAGGCTCGCTCAAGCTGAAGGAGATTTCCTATATCCATTCCGAGGCATATGCAGCCGGTGAGCTTAAGCATGGTACGCTCGCGCTAATCGAAGACGGTATTCCTGTTATTGCCCTGGCAACCCAGGAGGATGTACTTGAGAAAACCGTGAGCAACATCAAAGAGGTTAGTGCCCGCGGTGCCGACATCATGGCGATTACGCATGAAGAGCATGTTGTCAGCCTGCTCAAATCCGTAAACCAGGCCTTTGCCATTCCGAAGACGCTGCCGCTGCTAACACCAGCATTGTCTGTTGTTCCGCTGCAGCTGCTGTCCTACTACGCTTCCCTCGCGAGAGGAAACGACGTGGATAAGCCGCGGAATTTGGCGAAGAGCGTGACGGTGGAGTAA
- the glmM gene encoding phosphoglucosamine mutase codes for MGKYFGTDGVRGVANKELTAEMAYSIGRCGGYVLTGDVEKPTVVIGMDTRVSGVMLESALVAGLLSIGAHVVRLGVVSTPAVAYITRLLKADAGVMISASHNPVEDNGIKFFGGDGFKLSDETELKIEALMDAETDSLPRPVGKDLGNVIVDNESKYKYLEYLKSTISHSFDGLKIVLDCANGAAYELAPKLFEELGAEVVKIGAEPNGLNINDHCGSTHPEKLKEEVLKAKADLGLAFDGDADRLIAIDNNGEEVDGDFILCICGHSMNKQGKLNNGTIVSTVMSNIGFYKATEKLGLQTAKTAVGDRYVMEEMRKGGYNLGGEQSGHVIFLDYNTTGDGILTAIQLVDTISGSGKKLSELRTMMRQYPQVLVNVRVEDKSKYEGNTAIEGAIAEVEGILGDNGRVLVRPSGTESLIRVMAEGPDKDQLDQYVNQIVEVVKRELV; via the coding sequence ATGGGGAAATATTTTGGAACTGACGGTGTACGCGGTGTCGCAAATAAGGAATTAACGGCTGAGATGGCATACAGTATCGGTCGCTGTGGTGGTTATGTACTTACAGGTGATGTGGAGAAGCCAACCGTAGTGATTGGTATGGATACGCGTGTGTCCGGCGTTATGCTGGAGTCCGCGCTGGTAGCAGGTCTGCTGTCTATTGGTGCCCATGTGGTGCGTTTGGGCGTAGTATCTACACCGGCCGTAGCATACATTACCAGATTGCTGAAAGCTGATGCAGGTGTAATGATCTCTGCTTCTCATAATCCTGTAGAGGATAACGGCATTAAATTCTTTGGCGGGGATGGATTCAAACTATCCGATGAGACTGAGCTGAAGATTGAAGCATTGATGGATGCAGAAACCGACAGTCTGCCACGTCCTGTAGGTAAAGACCTTGGTAACGTGATTGTGGACAATGAATCCAAATATAAATATCTGGAGTATTTAAAATCAACGATCAGTCACAGCTTTGACGGTTTGAAAATCGTGCTGGACTGCGCGAATGGGGCAGCCTATGAGCTGGCACCAAAGCTTTTTGAAGAGTTGGGTGCCGAAGTAGTGAAGATCGGTGCTGAGCCGAACGGATTGAACATTAACGATCATTGTGGTTCTACACACCCTGAAAAGCTGAAGGAAGAGGTTTTGAAGGCGAAAGCAGACCTGGGTCTGGCTTTTGATGGGGATGCGGACCGTTTGATCGCTATCGATAACAATGGTGAAGAGGTTGATGGCGACTTTATCCTCTGCATCTGCGGTCATTCCATGAACAAGCAAGGCAAATTGAATAATGGAACAATTGTATCAACAGTCATGAGCAACATTGGCTTTTACAAAGCCACAGAGAAGCTGGGGCTGCAAACAGCCAAGACTGCGGTCGGTGACCGTTACGTGATGGAAGAGATGCGTAAGGGCGGTTATAACCTGGGCGGCGAACAGTCCGGCCATGTTATTTTCCTCGATTACAACACGACCGGCGATGGCATACTAACGGCAATTCAGCTGGTGGACACCATTTCGGGTTCCGGTAAAAAGCTGAGCGAGCTCAGAACCATGATGCGCCAATATCCTCAGGTGCTCGTAAACGTGCGTGTAGAGGATAAGAGCAAGTACGAAGGCAACACAGCGATTGAAGGTGCCATTGCGGAAGTGGAAGGCATTCTGGGCGATAATGGCCGTGTGCTGGTACGTCCGTCCGGTACGGAATCTCTTATTCGCGTAATGGCAGAAGGTCCGGATAAGGACCAGCTGGATCAATACGTGAACCAGATCGTAGAAGTCGTGAAGCGGGAGCTTGTGTAA
- a CDS encoding YbbR-like domain-containing protein — protein MNKWINNNNFAKILALAVSFLLWSMVHWNNDTPTPTGKIDTRIIENVKVQPYGLDEKKYILSAMDTDRVRIEIKGKKTDLLTAFSGEYKIKLDLSNAKVGTSTLPLSVDIPKGLEIVNIQPSAVTVNIEERNTATFPVTIMTKGMPAEGYQLGKVTPQPATVKVTLPESELREVAKVQGTVTIDGEDSSVKEKRIKLIAYDKKGQEIEGAVLEPSSVTAEVIISPPYKEVPIELQYTGKLPEGLVISKAQSNVSRIKLYGSQEALAGVKSYTNISVDLSQITQAGTIVLPVDLTAPSGFEKIEPSSLQVEITTVSNSQRVINDIPITIKNDDSSDLQANIITPASRMMSLTLNGAPGLLNSLTKDDIQLIASVGNLKPGTHEVTLQVVLPRYISRLDQGSPLTATVEVKENPTAPTTTTPETGTDGKGKDKNQNQNQGSLPGTGTEENGGSTPDEPGNTQDSSNDSGDTGTN, from the coding sequence ATGAATAAATGGATTAATAACAATAATTTCGCGAAGATATTGGCACTTGCAGTCAGTTTTTTATTGTGGAGTATGGTCCATTGGAATAATGATACGCCAACGCCTACCGGGAAAATCGATACAAGGATTATTGAAAATGTAAAAGTGCAGCCCTATGGGCTGGATGAGAAAAAATATATTTTGAGTGCGATGGATACGGATCGGGTCCGCATAGAGATTAAGGGCAAAAAGACCGATCTACTCACTGCATTTTCAGGTGAGTATAAGATCAAACTGGATCTCAGCAATGCGAAGGTGGGAACCAGCACGCTGCCTTTAAGTGTAGATATTCCTAAAGGGCTGGAGATCGTGAACATTCAGCCATCGGCGGTGACGGTAAATATTGAAGAGAGAAATACGGCGACTTTCCCGGTTACGATCATGACCAAAGGTATGCCTGCAGAAGGTTACCAGCTTGGAAAGGTTACGCCGCAGCCGGCAACCGTGAAAGTGACACTTCCAGAGAGTGAGCTCCGTGAAGTCGCCAAGGTCCAAGGGACGGTAACGATTGATGGTGAGGACAGCTCGGTGAAGGAGAAGCGGATCAAGCTGATTGCTTATGACAAGAAGGGGCAGGAAATCGAAGGAGCTGTGCTCGAGCCGTCTTCGGTTACAGCCGAAGTCATTATCTCACCTCCCTATAAGGAGGTACCGATTGAGCTGCAGTATACGGGAAAGCTGCCTGAAGGATTAGTGATCTCCAAAGCCCAGTCCAATGTGAGCAGGATTAAATTGTACGGATCGCAAGAAGCGCTAGCGGGAGTAAAGTCCTATACGAATATTAGTGTGGATTTAAGCCAGATCACGCAGGCCGGAACTATAGTTCTTCCTGTGGACTTGACGGCACCTTCTGGTTTTGAGAAAATCGAGCCTAGCTCCTTGCAGGTGGAAATCACCACGGTTTCCAATTCACAGCGGGTCATCAATGACATCCCGATCACGATCAAAAACGATGACAGCAGCGACCTTCAGGCTAATATTATTACTCCGGCGAGCCGTATGATGTCCCTAACACTCAACGGGGCCCCGGGGCTGCTGAACAGTCTGACCAAAGACGATATCCAGTTGATCGCAAGCGTGGGGAACTTGAAGCCGGGAACGCATGAAGTTACACTTCAGGTTGTTCTGCCGCGTTATATTTCCCGCCTTGACCAGGGAAGCCCGCTTACCGCTACGGTTGAGGTGAAGGAGAATCCTACTGCACCTACGACAACCACTCCGGAGACCGGAACAGACGGAAAAGGCAAGGATAAAAATCAAAACCAAAACCAGGGAAGTCTCCCTGGAACGGGAACCGAAGAGAACGGAGGATCCACCCCGGATGAACCCGGGAACACTCAGGACTCTTCCAATGATTCGGGAGACACAGGAACAAACTAA
- the cdaA gene encoding diadenylate cyclase CdaA, with product MSYFADLTWKESIKDIIDIAIVTYIIYHVILLVRGTRAIQLLKGILVLVIIWALSTWFDLYTLKWLMNQIFNFGIFAIFIIFQPELRRALEQLGRGKIFGRSSAEDEEFNKLIGEVIKAVNYLARRKIGALIVFERQTGLNEYTESGIPMQSMISSQLLINIFIPNTPLHDGAVIVQNNQIAAAACYLPLSENPFISKELGTRHRAAIGISEVGDAISVVVSEETGQISLAINGQVVRDIKEESLISKLYEELRPNSTPKEKRSMFWRRKGTDKDE from the coding sequence ATGAGTTATTTTGCTGATTTGACATGGAAAGAGTCCATTAAGGATATTATTGATATTGCGATCGTTACATATATTATTTATCATGTCATTTTACTCGTCAGAGGAACCAGAGCCATTCAGCTGCTGAAAGGGATTCTGGTGCTCGTGATTATTTGGGCGTTAAGCACCTGGTTCGATTTGTATACACTCAAATGGCTGATGAATCAAATATTTAACTTTGGCATCTTCGCCATCTTTATCATTTTCCAGCCGGAGCTCCGAAGAGCACTCGAACAGCTGGGACGGGGCAAGATCTTTGGGAGATCGTCAGCGGAAGATGAGGAATTCAACAAGCTGATTGGAGAAGTTATTAAAGCCGTAAATTATTTAGCACGCAGAAAGATAGGCGCATTAATTGTTTTTGAGCGGCAAACGGGACTTAATGAATACACAGAGTCGGGTATTCCGATGCAGTCCATGATCAGCTCGCAGCTGCTCATTAACATCTTTATCCCTAATACACCGCTTCATGATGGTGCCGTCATCGTACAGAATAACCAGATAGCCGCAGCGGCATGTTATTTGCCACTGTCAGAGAACCCTTTTATTAGTAAGGAACTGGGTACGCGGCACCGTGCAGCTATTGGAATCAGTGAGGTAGGAGATGCTATTTCGGTGGTTGTCTCTGAAGAAACAGGTCAAATTTCACTTGCTATCAATGGACAGGTTGTACGTGATATCAAGGAAGAATCCCTGATTTCGAAGCTGTATGAAGAACTTCGTCCTAATTCTACCCCTAAAGAAAAGCGCTCGATGTTCTGGCGCCGGAAGGGGACTGATAAAGATGAATAA
- the sigW gene encoding RNA polymerase sigma factor SigW gives MDNIENRLTKLALKGDQRAFAEIVELYKDKIYHLAYRMLGNRHEAEDIVQETFLRVYKNLDRYDPNQKFSTWIYRIATNLCIDRLRKKKPTYSLDAEMNDQEGMDGYSMIPSDNRTPESETLLSETQEIIYQAIGSLPAKYKSVMILRYLQDLSLQEISDVLGMPVTTIKTRVHRGREFLRKKLEPKL, from the coding sequence GTGGATAATATAGAAAACAGGTTAACGAAGCTGGCTCTCAAAGGGGACCAGCGTGCCTTTGCAGAGATTGTAGAGCTATACAAGGATAAAATATATCATTTGGCCTACAGGATGCTGGGGAACCGCCATGAGGCGGAGGATATTGTACAGGAGACTTTTTTACGTGTATATAAAAATTTGGACAGGTATGACCCGAATCAAAAATTTTCAACATGGATCTACAGAATCGCTACCAATTTATGCATCGACCGGCTGAGGAAGAAGAAGCCTACATATTCGCTGGATGCAGAGATGAATGATCAAGAGGGCATGGATGGTTATTCAATGATTCCCAGCGATAACCGGACACCGGAGAGCGAGACGCTTCTATCTGAAACGCAGGAGATCATTTATCAGGCGATTGGCAGCCTGCCGGCCAAGTACAAGTCGGTCATGATTCTGAGATATTTGCAGGACTTGTCGTTGCAGGAGATCAGTGATGTTTTGGGAATGCCCGTTACAACAATCAAGACGCGGGTACACCGGGGGCGGGAGTTTTTACGCAAAAAACTGGAGCCCAAATTATAA
- a CDS encoding anti-sigma factor — protein sequence MECNLAVSLMHDYLDDDLSKDQQMELKTHLLSCPDCRMQFKELEQTDMLMFSLNHHAPSTPLELTQRIMSALPQEKRQQPWLGWIKRHPAVTAAAVFLIVMLISSVSFWDQDTQLVVKGSDLDQVIIEGDTVIVPEGKSIAGNLTVENGKTKIYGDVNGNLTVIDGSLYQASTAHISGRVKNIDQALDWIWYKITNAFSDVAYR from the coding sequence ATGGAATGCAACTTGGCCGTCTCTTTAATGCATGACTATCTAGACGACGACTTGTCCAAGGACCAGCAGATGGAGCTTAAGACCCATTTGTTGTCCTGCCCCGACTGTCGGATGCAGTTTAAAGAGCTGGAACAGACGGATATGCTGATGTTCTCCTTGAACCATCACGCCCCGTCTACACCTCTTGAGCTGACCCAGCGGATCATGAGTGCCCTGCCACAGGAGAAACGGCAGCAGCCTTGGCTTGGATGGATTAAAAGACATCCTGCAGTTACAGCGGCGGCTGTTTTTCTGATTGTGATGCTGATTAGTTCTGTCAGCTTCTGGGATCAGGACACACAGCTCGTGGTCAAGGGAAGCGATCTGGATCAGGTTATCATTGAAGGAGACACAGTGATTGTCCCTGAAGGAAAAAGCATAGCAGGCAATTTAACGGTAGAGAATGGTAAAACGAAGATCTACGGTGATGTGAACGGGAACCTGACTGTCATTGACGGATCTTTGTATCAGGCTTCTACTGCCCATATCTCGGGAAGGGTCAAAAACATTGATCAGGCTCTGGATTGGATTTGGTATAAAATAACAAATGCATTCTCTGATGTCGCCTATCGTTAA